TAGGGCCGGTCGAGCCAGGGCGCGAGCGCCTCGGCCACCGGCGAGCCGATCTCGTCCATGGCATGCAGCAGCGGCTCGTCCAGGCGGTTCTCGCGGCCCGGCAGCTGCACGGCGAGCAGCTCCACCGCGTCGGGCAGCGCCGCGGCCCAGGGCGCGAACATCGACGCGCCGCTGCCCGCGTAATGGAAGCAGACGAGCCGCACGCGCGCGTCCGACCTCGGACCGCCGGCGCCGAACAGCAGCCAGTCGGATGCGCGCGTCTGCAGGCCGGCGCCGGTCATCGCTCAGGCCGTCGCCGCGGCCTTGGCGGCCAGTGGCAGCGTGACGCGGTTGTGGCCGTAGCGATCCTCGCCGGACACCAGCACCGTCGAGTAGCGATCGAGCGGCAGCACCTCGCCGAAGTGATGGAACGATTCCTGGCCCGCGTACACCTTCACATGCGTGGGCACGTAGCGCGTGGCCCAGCCGAAGCGCACCGAATCCTTGGTCGTGTTCGGGTTGGAGCCGTGCATGCAGCGCGAGGTGAAGATGAAGAACTGGCCCGGCTTCACTTCCATGTGAACCGCGCGTTCCTCGTCGGGCTTCCACTTCGGATCGAGCTTGAGCTTCTCGTAGTCGTAGCCGTAGAAGCCGGACTTCTGGCCGTCGTCGAGCACGCGCTGGTTGAAGTTTTCCGGCTCGAACGGGATGTTGCGCTTCTCGTCGAAGTACCAGGTGCGATGGCTGCCGGGCATCAGCTTCAGGCAGCCGTTGGCCTTGGTCGCCTCGCTCATCGCGACCCAGGCCGTCAGCTCCCACGGGCGGCCTTCCTCGGCCGCGGTCGGTTCGAGCTTCTCGGTGCCCTCGAACTCGACGAAGCTCTCCGCCTGGTGCCAGTCGGTGCCTTCGTCGCCTGGGTACTTCGGGAACCACTCGGTACGCCAGCTCAGCACGTCCGGCCCGAGGATGCTGGAGATCCGGTCGACGATCGCCGGATGGCTGCTCATCCGGCTCAGGCTCACCATGTCGAGATGGCGGTCGTAGTTGAGCTTGCTGTTCGGGAACGGCGCGTGGGTGGTGTCGAGCAGATCCATGCGGATCTCCTCCCAGGCACGCGTCATCTCGTCCGGTTCGTACAGCGTGAACGGGCCGGCATAGCCGTTCTCGTAAAAGAACTTCTTCTCGTCCTCGGACAGGTGAAAACGCTTCTGCATCTCAGTTCTCCTAAGTTTGCATGGAAGACCATGCACGGGTGACGACGGGTACTGCATGGCGCCGCCGCTCGCGCGGCGCCGGATGCGGCCGATCCTCGGGATCGGCCGGGCAGCGGGCTCGCGCCCGCCGCCGGTCAGCTCGCCGCGTCGGCGGTGTTGCGACTCGCCTCGCGCAGTGCGTCGGTGGCCGCCGCCAGCTCGGCCACGCTCGAGCGCGTGCGGTCGAAGAACTGGCGCGGCGGCGGCGTGACGCCCACCTGCGCCTTCATCCGCTTCAGCACTTCGACGAGATTCAGCGAGTTGCCGCCGATATCCGGAAAGCGCGTGTCGGGCGTCACGTTCTTCACGCCGATCACGTCTTCCAGAACCTGTATCAAGATGGCTTCGGTTTTCATGAATTGACTTCCTCCTGGTGGCTTGTGTTGATGCGTTGCTGCAAAATCGACAGCAGCGCCTTGCGGTCCGTCTTCCCTGACGACAGCATCGGAAACTCGTCCAGCGCCGTCAGATAGCGCGGCACCATGTAGGCCGGTAGCTCGCCCGCGAGCCGCCGCCGGATCGCGGCGAGCCGCGGCTCGGTGTCGGCCGCGTGCGCCTGCTCGAACAGCACCGCGGCTGCGAGCACCGGCTCGCCGATGCGCGTGTCGAGCACCACGACCTCCGAGGCGTGAACCTGCGGCACGCTGTCGATCACGCGCCGCACCTCGTTCAGATGGATCCGGTAGCCGCCGAGCTTGACCTCGTTGTCGCGGCGGCCCATGTAGAACAGGCTGCCGTCGTCGAGCCAGCGGCACAGGTCGCCGGTGCGATAGAACGGCACGCCGCCCACCTGCGTGAGCCGCGCGGCCGTCTCCTCGGGCAGGTGCCAGTAGCCCTGCATCACCTGGGTGCCGCCCACCATCAGCTCGCCGGGCGTGTCGGGGGTGTCGATCGCACGGCCGTCGTCGCCCACCAGCAGCACCTTCACGTGCTCAAGCGGCACGCCGATCGGGTAGAGCGTGCGGCGCTCCGGCTCGATCTCGCGGATCACGTGCGCGGTGGCCGCGCAGGTCGCCTCGGTCGGCCCGTAGGCGTTGATCACCTGCACGCCGGGCGTCTTGCGCATCCAGCGCTGGACCGTCTTGATGTCGGGCACGTCGGTGCCGGTCAGGATCTGCTTCAGATGCGGCAGCGGCGCGCTGCCGAAGCGCTCGGCCTGCGCCAGCAGGCCCAGCATCATGCCCCACGCGGAAAAGTGCGTGACCTCGTGCGCGCAGAGCGCGTCGAGCATGATGTCGGGCACCACCACGTCGTCGTGGACGTACAGGTGCGCGCCCTGTGCGAGCGGAAACAGCATGTCCATCAGGAACACGTCGAAGTGCAGCGGCGAGAAGCTCGCGCAGCGCGACTGCGCCGTCACCTCGTAGACGCGGCGCGTGCCGTCGAAGAAGTCGATGATGGCGCGATGGGCGATCAGCACGCCCTTGGGCCGGCCGGTCGAGCCCGAGGTGTAGATGCAGTAGGCGGTGGCCGACGCATCCAGATCGGGCAGCGGCAGCGCGCGCACGCAGGCATCGCGCAGCGCCGAGTCGTCATCGTCGCGAAGCCGCTCGACGTCGCTCACGCGCAGCACCGGCGCCGCCTCGGGCAGCGCCTCGCGAACCCGTTCGGCTAGCTCGCCGTCGGCGATCACGAGCGCCGGCGCGATGTCGGCGAGGATGTAGCGCAGCCGCTCGGCCGGCATCTTCGGGTCGAGCGGCACGTGGATGCAGCCGGCCTTGAAGGTGCCGATCACGCATGCGAGCATCAGCGCCGAGCGGCTCGCCACCATCACCACGCGGTCGCCCGGCACGCAGCCATACGACTGCAGGCGCAGCGCGAAACGCGTGCTGAAGATGTCGAGGTCGGCATAGCTGAAATCGCCGCGTGAATCGGACAGCGCCGCGCGATACGGCGTGGCCTGCGCGTGTGTCTGGATGGCGTAAACGATGTGTCCGGACATCTCGGTGACCCTCCTGCAATGTGTCTCCAGGGGCACCTTCTGCAAGGCGGGCGGCATCGCGCACCGGTCCCGCGGGCACGTCGCGTCGTGCCTGCGGGCAGGCAAGCGCGATGCGCCCGGCCGGATCCGGCCCCTCGGTTCGGTCGGACGGCCCTTGGCGCGGCGCCGCATCGAATGCGGCGCGCCCGCGGGCGGCGTCCCTCTCTCTCGTGTTTGTTCTGCTCAATTCCTGAGAAGCACAGTAACGGCATCGCGAGGGGGAATGACTTAGATCGTTTCCGGCATGTCCAGGCCCGTTTCCATCATTCCTGGATATATCCGTCGCCAAGCAGCCCGAGCTGCCGCGCCTTGTTCGCGCTGACCTTGATGTGCTCGCTGTCGAGCTTGCGGTTGATCGCGGTGAACAGCTGGTAGACCGCGCGCTCGGTGACGCCCAGCTCCGCGGCGACGTGGCGGGCGCTGCCGCCGCGCGCCACCAGCCGCAGCGCGCGCAGCTCGCGCGCCTCCAGCGAGAGGGTGGCGGCCAACTCGCGACGGCGCCGCAACACCTGCCATTCGAGCAGTTCGTTGGCGAGGCCGCGCAGCGGCCGGCGGTGCGCCCACAGCGCTTCCTCACCGCCGGGCGGCTCGGCCGCCGTGCTCACGTGCAGCACCCCGACGGTGGCCACGTCCCGCCGGTGCGCGGGGTGGAACTGGTGGCTGCGCATGCCGTGCAGCGGGCCCTGCCGGTTCAGCCAGTGGCCGGGCGGCATCGCCAGCGACGAGCCGCGCAGCGGCCGCGTGTCGTCCTGCGCGTGCGCCACGGCGGGATCGTTCAGATACCAGTGACGATCCACGTACCGCTGCGCCCAGGCCGGATCGCCGCCGATCAGCAGCTGATGCGCGCTGACCTCGCCGCTGCGCTCGTCGTACATGAACCAGTGGTAGAAGCACTGCACGGCGCCGCAGGCGCCCGTGATGCGCCGCATCAGCGCGATCAGCTCGGCGTCGTTCTCGCATTCGGACGCGTAGGCCGGCAAGCGCTCCGGCGCGTGCGCGGCGGCCGGAGCCGCAACGCCGGAGCCCTCGGCCGGCTCGGCCGCGGCCAGCGCATCGAGCACCGCGCGGTATTCGTCGCCGAGCTGCGCCGCATAGGGGTCGTGCGCGACGAATGCGGCGAGCGCCGCGCGATCGCCCGCATCGATGCGCTGGATCGAGTGCGGCTCGCCGGGCGCGCGCCGGTGCCGCTCCAGCACGAAGCCGTGCCGCGGGCTGCCGCGCGCCACGAGCGCGATCTGCTTGCCGTCGGTCACGCCGTGGCGAACCTGCAGCAGGTCGTCGTAACCGAATTCGGGGATGGGACGGGAAGGGGAAACCGAGTGTCGAGCCATGTGCGCCGGACCACCTGTCGGATGAGTGGAGGCGATGGCGGTCCGCCCGGCCGCCGCGCTCGCCAATCGAACCGGCGCGACGACGGGAACGGATTGCGAACGGGACGTGAACGCAATGAACGACTGGGACGATCGACTGGATTGGCATGCCTCGCTCCGCGCCACGCGCACCGACGGCCATCGGTGGGATCGAACGCGCGGCGCGTGTGCCGCCGCGCGCGGGGGATCTCGAGCGACGAGGAGCCGGCCCGGGCCGGAGACGGCATGGCCGGGCGCGGCGCGCCGGCGAAGCGGGCACGCGCGGCCGGGGCGTGGAAGCCGGAGAGACGGACGGACGAACGTGCGCGGCCGGCAAGGGCGGCGGCACGTGACGACGCGGCCGCGCCGCGTCGATGGACGCGGCGCGGCCGCCGGATGTACGCGGAGCCGGGAGGCCCCGCACCGGGGTCGCGAACGCAGCGCGGCGGCGCAGCGTCGCGCGCAGCACGCAACGCTACGGCGGGCCTGGCCGCAGCGGACGGTGCCGGTTCGCTCGTGCGGCCCGAGGCCTCTGCCGGATTCGGGCCGGATTGCGGGGACGATGACGGCGGGTGCGTGACGGGCCGCACCCGCGCTTGCCCGCGCCGTGCGTCCGCCCGCCCCGCCATCCCTTTAGTTGAAGCTCAGACTTCGCACTCTCTCGTCGTCGAATGCCTGATGGCCGGGTCAGTCTGGCTTCCCGGCCTGGTGTGGTTGATCGTGTGCTGCGGGGATGCCGCGCATGCTCGCGCGCGGCATCGTCGCCGCCGCTCAGACATGCAGCGCGTGGCCGAGCGCGCGCAGCGCCGCTTCCTGCACCGCCTCGCCGAGCGTCGGATGGGCGTGGATGGTGCCGCCCACGTCCTCGAGCCGCGCGCCCATCTCGATCGATTGCGAGAACGCCGCCGCGAGTTCGGACACGCCGCGGCCCACCGCCTGCCAGCCGAGGATCAGATGATTGTCGCGACGCGCCACCACGCGCACGAAGCCGTCGGTGCCCTCGATCGTCATCGCGCGGCCGTTGGCCATCAGCGGAAAGCTGGCCACCAGCGCGTCGGCCGGCGCGGCCGCATCGTGCGGCGCGAGCCCCACCGACACCACCTCGGGATCGGTGAAGCAGATCGCCGGGATCGCCGCCGGCATGAAGCGCCGCCGCTTGCCCGAGACGATCTCGGCCACCATCTCGCCCTGTGCCATCGCGCGATGCGCGAGCATCGGCTCGCCCGCCAGATCGCCGATCGCCCAGACGTTGCGCATCGAGGTCCGGCACTGGTCGTCCACCTTCAGCGCGTGGCCGGCGCGATCGAGCTGCAGCGCCTCGAGCCCCCAGCCCTGGGTGCGCGGCCGGCGCCCCACCGCCACCAGCACGCGGTCGGCCGGCAGCGCCGTCTCGGCGCCGGCGGCATCCTGCACCCGCACCGCGTCGCCGGCCGGGTTCAGGCCCAGCACCTTGCGGCCGAGCTGCAGCGTGATGCCGAGCCGCGCGAGCGCGGCCGCCACCGGCTTGGTCAGCGCCGCGTCGTAGGCCGGCAGGATGCGCTCCTGGGCCTCGACCACGCTCACCTCGGCACCGAGCTTGCGGTAGGCGATCGCCAGCTCGAGCCCGATGTAGCCGGCGCCCACCACCACCAGCCGGCGCGGCAGCGTGGCGGGCGACAGCGCCTCGGTGGACGATTGCACGATGCCGCCGAACGGCATCGACGGCAGCGCGACGGGCTCGGAGCCGGCCGCGAGCAGCAGGTGCTCGCAGCGGATGCGCAGCGGGCGGGCGGCGTCGCGCACCACCTCCACGGTCTTGCCGTCGAGCACGCGCGCGTCGCCGCGCACCAGCTCGACGCCGTGGCGCGCGAGCAGCGCGGCCACGCCGCCCGTCAGCTTCGCGACGATGCCGTCCTTCCAGGCGACGGTGCGCGCGATGTCGATCTCGGGCGAGGCCACGCGGATGCCGAGCGGGGAAGCGCCGCTGTAGTGGCGCGCCTTGTCGAACTCGTCGGCCGCGTGGATCAGCGCCTTGGACGGGATGCAGCCGATGTTCAGGCAGGTGCCGCCCGGCTGCGCGCGCTCCACCACCACGGTGGGGACGCCCAGCTGGGCGGCGCGGATCGCGGCGACGTAGCCGCCCGGGCCGGCGCCGATGACGAGCAGCGTGGTTGTGATCGGTTCGTTCATCGGCTCAGTCCACGAAAAGCAGGGCCGGCTGCTCCAGCAGCGCGCGCACGGCCTGAATGAATTCGGCGGCATCCATGCCGTCCACCACGCGGTGATCGAACGACGAGGACAGGTTCATCAGCTTGCGCGCGACCACCAGCCCGTGGCGGATCATCGGCCGCTCGACGATGCGATTCACACCGACGATGCCCACCTCGGGGCGGTTGATCACCGGCGTGGAGACCACGCCGCCCAGCGCGCCCAGGCTCGACAGCGTGATGGTCGAGCCGCTCAGCTCGTCGCGCGCCGCGCGGCCGCCGCGCACCGCCTCGGCCAGCCGCGCGACCTCGGCCGCGAGCCCCCAGATGTCGCGCGCCTCCGCATGGCGCACCACCGGCACCATCAGCCCGGCCTTGCTCTGCGTGGCCACGCCCAGATGCACGGCGCCGTGGCGCGTGACCACGCCGGCCTCGTCGTCGTAGCGCGCGTTGATCTGCGGGAACTCGGCCAGGGCGATCACCATCGCGCGCGCGATGAACGGCAGCATCGTCAGCTTGCCGCGCTGCTCGCCGTGGCGGCGGTTCAGCTCGGCGCGCAGCGTGTCGAGCTCGGTCACGTCGATCTCCTCGACGTAGCTGAAGTGCGGGATGCGCCGCTTCGCCTCCTGCATCTTCTCGGCGATCCTGCGGCGCAGGCCGATCACCTGCACCGCCTCCTCGTCGTGGCGCTCGGCATAGCCGGCGCGCACGCCGCGGCCGACGGCCGCCGCGGCGCCACGGCCCTGCAGGTAGGCATCCAGATCCTCGTGCAGGATGCGCGCCGCCTCGCCCGTGCCGCGCACGTAGCGCAGCTCGATGCCGAGATCCCAGGCGCGCTTGCGCACCGCCGGCGAGGCGAGCGGCCGCTCGCCGGGCTCGCGCGCGACGGGCGGCGCGGCCGTGGCCGCGTGCTCGCCGCCCCTGGCCATCGGCATCGGCGCGGCCGGCGCCGGCGCGCACGCGGCGGCATGCGCGGGTTCACGCGCGGCTTCACGAGCAGGCTCGCGCTTCGGCTCGTGCGCCGGTTCGCGCACCGCTGCGCTCGCCGCCGGCGCGGCCGGCACCGCCTCGTTCGCGGCCCCCGCCGGCTCGCCGCGATGGTTGCCGCTGCCGTCCACCTCGATGCGGATCAGTTCCGCGCCCACCGCCATCATGTCGCCGGCGGCGCCGCCGAGCGCGGCGACCACCCCGGCCACCGGCGACGGGATCTCCACCGACGCCTTGTCGGTCATCACGTCGGCGAGCGCCTGGTCCTCCACGACGCGGTCGCCCACCTTCACGTGCCACAGCCCCAGCTCGACTTCCGCGATGCCTTCGCCGATGTCCGGCATCTTGATCACATGGATACCCATCTCAGCTCTCCATCACGCGTCGCATCGCCTCGCCCACGCGGCTCGGCCCCGGAAAGTACGCCCACTCCTGCGCATGCGGATAAGGCGTGTCCCAGCCGGTGACGCGCTCCACCGGCGCCTCGAGCCAGTGGAAGCAGTGCTCCTGGACGAGCGCGATCAACTCGGCGCCGAACCCGCAGGTGCGAGTGGCCTCGTGCACCACCACGCAGCGCCCGGTCTTGCGCACCGACTCGACGATCGCGTCGAGATCGAGCGGCCAGAGGCTGCGCAGATCGATCACCTCGGCGTCGATGCCGGTTTCCTGCGCGGCCGCGAGCGAGACGTGCACGGTGGTGCCGTAGGTCAGCACCGTCAGCGCCTCGCCGGGCCGCACCACGGCGGCGGTTTCGAGCGGCACGGTGTAGTAGCCCTCCGGCACGAGACTCGCCGGATGCTGGTTCCACGGCGTGACGGGGCGCTCGTGGTGGCCGTCGAACGGGCCGTTGTAGAGACGCTTCGGTTCGAGGAAGATCACCGGATCGTCGTTCTCGATCGCCGCGATCAAGAGGCCCTTGGCGTCGTAAGGGTTCGACGGCATCACCGTGCGCAGCCCGCAGACCTGCGTAAACATGGCCTCGGGGCTCTGGCTGTGCGTCTGGCCGCCGTAGATGCCGCCGCCGCACGGCATGCGGATGGTGAGCGGCGCGGTGAACTCGGCCGCCGAGCGGTAGCGCAGGCGCGCGGCCTCGGAGACGATCTGGTCGGAGGCCGGATAGAAGTAGTCGGCGAACTGGATCTCGCAGACGGGCCGCAGCCCGTAGGCGCCCATCCCCACCGCCACGCCGACGATGCCGCCCTCGGAGATCGGCGTGTCGAACACGCGCGAGTTGCCGAACTTCGCCTGCAGGCCCTCGGTGCAGCGGAACACGCCGCCGAAATAGCCGACGTCCTGGCCGAACACCACCACGTCGCTGCTGCGCTCGAGCATCACGTCCATCGCGGAGCGCAATGCCTGGATCATGGTCATGGTCGTGGCCGACTGACCCTTCGGTTGTGTTGTGGTCATCGGTCAGACTCCGAGTTGCTGGCGCTGGCGCCGCAGGTGTTCCGGCATGTCCTTGTAGACATCCTCGAAGAAGCTGGCCACGTCGGCGACGCGGTCGTCGCCGAGCGTGCCGAAGCGC
The window above is part of the Burkholderia glumae LMG 2196 = ATCC 33617 genome. Proteins encoded here:
- a CDS encoding acyl carrier protein — its product is MKTEAILIQVLEDVIGVKNVTPDTRFPDIGGNSLNLVEVLKRMKAQVGVTPPPRQFFDRTRSSVAELAAATDALREASRNTADAAS
- a CDS encoding chlorinating enzyme, giving the protein MQKRFHLSEDEKKFFYENGYAGPFTLYEPDEMTRAWEEIRMDLLDTTHAPFPNSKLNYDRHLDMVSLSRMSSHPAIVDRISSILGPDVLSWRTEWFPKYPGDEGTDWHQAESFVEFEGTEKLEPTAAEEGRPWELTAWVAMSEATKANGCLKLMPGSHRTWYFDEKRNIPFEPENFNQRVLDDGQKSGFYGYDYEKLKLDPKWKPDEERAVHMEVKPGQFFIFTSRCMHGSNPNTTKDSVRFGWATRYVPTHVKVYAGQESFHHFGEVLPLDRYSTVLVSGEDRYGHNRVTLPLAAKAAATA
- a CDS encoding helix-turn-helix transcriptional regulator, which translates into the protein MARHSVSPSRPIPEFGYDDLLQVRHGVTDGKQIALVARGSPRHGFVLERHRRAPGEPHSIQRIDAGDRAALAAFVAHDPYAAQLGDEYRAVLDALAAAEPAEGSGVAAPAAAHAPERLPAYASECENDAELIALMRRITGACGAVQCFYHWFMYDERSGEVSAHQLLIGGDPAWAQRYVDRHWYLNDPAVAHAQDDTRPLRGSSLAMPPGHWLNRQGPLHGMRSHQFHPAHRRDVATVGVLHVSTAAEPPGGEEALWAHRRPLRGLANELLEWQVLRRRRELAATLSLEARELRALRLVARGGSARHVAAELGVTERAVYQLFTAINRKLDSEHIKVSANKARQLGLLGDGYIQE
- a CDS encoding dihydrolipoamide acetyltransferase family protein → MGIHVIKMPDIGEGIAEVELGLWHVKVGDRVVEDQALADVMTDKASVEIPSPVAGVVAALGGAAGDMMAVGAELIRIEVDGSGNHRGEPAGAANEAVPAAPAASAAVREPAHEPKREPAREAAREPAHAAACAPAPAAPMPMARGGEHAATAAPPVAREPGERPLASPAVRKRAWDLGIELRYVRGTGEAARILHEDLDAYLQGRGAAAAVGRGVRAGYAERHDEEAVQVIGLRRRIAEKMQEAKRRIPHFSYVEEIDVTELDTLRAELNRRHGEQRGKLTMLPFIARAMVIALAEFPQINARYDDEAGVVTRHGAVHLGVATQSKAGLMVPVVRHAEARDIWGLAAEVARLAEAVRGGRAARDELSGSTITLSSLGALGGVVSTPVINRPEVGIVGVNRIVERPMIRHGLVVARKLMNLSSSFDHRVVDGMDAAEFIQAVRALLEQPALLFVD
- a CDS encoding alpha-ketoacid dehydrogenase subunit beta — protein: MTTTQPKGQSATTMTMIQALRSAMDVMLERSSDVVVFGQDVGYFGGVFRCTEGLQAKFGNSRVFDTPISEGGIVGVAVGMGAYGLRPVCEIQFADYFYPASDQIVSEAARLRYRSAAEFTAPLTIRMPCGGGIYGGQTHSQSPEAMFTQVCGLRTVMPSNPYDAKGLLIAAIENDDPVIFLEPKRLYNGPFDGHHERPVTPWNQHPASLVPEGYYTVPLETAAVVRPGEALTVLTYGTTVHVSLAAAQETGIDAEVIDLRSLWPLDLDAIVESVRKTGRCVVVHEATRTCGFGAELIALVQEHCFHWLEAPVERVTGWDTPYPHAQEWAYFPGPSRVGEAMRRVMES
- the lpdA gene encoding dihydrolipoyl dehydrogenase, producing the protein MNEPITTTLLVIGAGPGGYVAAIRAAQLGVPTVVVERAQPGGTCLNIGCIPSKALIHAADEFDKARHYSGASPLGIRVASPEIDIARTVAWKDGIVAKLTGGVAALLARHGVELVRGDARVLDGKTVEVVRDAARPLRIRCEHLLLAAGSEPVALPSMPFGGIVQSSTEALSPATLPRRLVVVGAGYIGLELAIAYRKLGAEVSVVEAQERILPAYDAALTKPVAAALARLGITLQLGRKVLGLNPAGDAVRVQDAAGAETALPADRVLVAVGRRPRTQGWGLEALQLDRAGHALKVDDQCRTSMRNVWAIGDLAGEPMLAHRAMAQGEMVAEIVSGKRRRFMPAAIPAICFTDPEVVSVGLAPHDAAAPADALVASFPLMANGRAMTIEGTDGFVRVVARRDNHLILGWQAVGRGVSELAAAFSQSIEMGARLEDVGGTIHAHPTLGEAVQEAALRALGHALHV
- a CDS encoding amino acid adenylation domain-containing protein, with product MSGHIVYAIQTHAQATPYRAALSDSRGDFSYADLDIFSTRFALRLQSYGCVPGDRVVMVASRSALMLACVIGTFKAGCIHVPLDPKMPAERLRYILADIAPALVIADGELAERVREALPEAAPVLRVSDVERLRDDDDSALRDACVRALPLPDLDASATAYCIYTSGSTGRPKGVLIAHRAIIDFFDGTRRVYEVTAQSRCASFSPLHFDVFLMDMLFPLAQGAHLYVHDDVVVPDIMLDALCAHEVTHFSAWGMMLGLLAQAERFGSAPLPHLKQILTGTDVPDIKTVQRWMRKTPGVQVINAYGPTEATCAATAHVIREIEPERRTLYPIGVPLEHVKVLLVGDDGRAIDTPDTPGELMVGGTQVMQGYWHLPEETAARLTQVGGVPFYRTGDLCRWLDDGSLFYMGRRDNEVKLGGYRIHLNEVRRVIDSVPQVHASEVVVLDTRIGEPVLAAAVLFEQAHAADTEPRLAAIRRRLAGELPAYMVPRYLTALDEFPMLSSGKTDRKALLSILQQRINTSHQEEVNS